From a single Xyrauchen texanus isolate HMW12.3.18 chromosome 26, RBS_HiC_50CHRs, whole genome shotgun sequence genomic region:
- the LOC127620250 gene encoding dysbindin-like isoform X2: protein MSSPGSASGSKRNSSELEHAQRVPEAEPVQPQVKLKERQKFLEEAFQQDMEHYLSTGYLQIAERRGSMSSMEVNVDMLEQMDLMDMSDHEVLDVFLNSGGEDNSVASPLLGPDMESFTSEITLQVPTQADLRHKLASLSSTCTDSASQDTEAGEEEDEEDDEDDKRGQTAIIGSSNQEL from the exons CGGAGCTGGAGCATGCTCAGAGAGTCCCGGAGGCAGAGCCTGTGCAGCCACAGGTAAAACTGAAGGAAAGGCAGAAGTTTTTGGAGGAGGCTTTTCAGCAGGACATGGAACATTACTTGTCCACAGGGTACCTGCAGATCGCAGAAAGGAGAG GAAGCATGTCTTCTATGGAGGTGAATGTAGACATGCTGGAGCAAATGGACCTGATGGACATGTCTGACCATGAGGTGTTGGACGTCTTTCTCAACTCTGGTGGTGAGGACAACAGCGTGGCCTCACCACTGCTCG GTCCAGACATGGAGTCGTTCACTTCTGAGATCACACTTCAGGTACCCACCCAGGCAGACTTAAGACACAAGCTGGCCTCTCTGTCCTCCACCTGCACAGACTCTGCCAGCCAGGACACAGAGGCAGgggaagaggaggatgaagaggatgatgaagatgataagAGGGGACAAACAGCTATCATCGGCTCATCCAATCAAGAACTGTGA
- the LOC127620250 gene encoding dysbindin-like isoform X3 — MSSPGSASGSKRNSSELEHAQRVPEAEPVQPQVKLKERQKFLEEAFQQDMEHYLSTGYLQIAERRETIGSMSSMEVNVDMLEQMDLMDMSDHEVLDVFLNSGGPDMESFTSEITLQVPTQADLRHKLASLSSTCTDSASQDTEAGEEEDEEDDEDDKRGQTAIIGSSNQEL, encoded by the exons CGGAGCTGGAGCATGCTCAGAGAGTCCCGGAGGCAGAGCCTGTGCAGCCACAGGTAAAACTGAAGGAAAGGCAGAAGTTTTTGGAGGAGGCTTTTCAGCAGGACATGGAACATTACTTGTCCACAGGGTACCTGCAGATCGCAGAAAGGAGAG AGACAATAGGAAGCATGTCTTCTATGGAGGTGAATGTAGACATGCTGGAGCAAATGGACCTGATGGACATGTCTGACCATGAGGTGTTGGACGTCTTTCTCAACTCTGGTG GTCCAGACATGGAGTCGTTCACTTCTGAGATCACACTTCAGGTACCCACCCAGGCAGACTTAAGACACAAGCTGGCCTCTCTGTCCTCCACCTGCACAGACTCTGCCAGCCAGGACACAGAGGCAGgggaagaggaggatgaagaggatgatgaagatgataagAGGGGACAAACAGCTATCATCGGCTCATCCAATCAAGAACTGTGA
- the LOC127620250 gene encoding dysbindin-like isoform X1: MSSPGSASGSKRNSSELEHAQRVPEAEPVQPQVKLKERQKFLEEAFQQDMEHYLSTGYLQIAERRETIGSMSSMEVNVDMLEQMDLMDMSDHEVLDVFLNSGGEDNSVASPLLGPDMESFTSEITLQVPTQADLRHKLASLSSTCTDSASQDTEAGEEEDEEDDEDDKRGQTAIIGSSNQEL; encoded by the exons CGGAGCTGGAGCATGCTCAGAGAGTCCCGGAGGCAGAGCCTGTGCAGCCACAGGTAAAACTGAAGGAAAGGCAGAAGTTTTTGGAGGAGGCTTTTCAGCAGGACATGGAACATTACTTGTCCACAGGGTACCTGCAGATCGCAGAAAGGAGAG AGACAATAGGAAGCATGTCTTCTATGGAGGTGAATGTAGACATGCTGGAGCAAATGGACCTGATGGACATGTCTGACCATGAGGTGTTGGACGTCTTTCTCAACTCTGGTGGTGAGGACAACAGCGTGGCCTCACCACTGCTCG GTCCAGACATGGAGTCGTTCACTTCTGAGATCACACTTCAGGTACCCACCCAGGCAGACTTAAGACACAAGCTGGCCTCTCTGTCCTCCACCTGCACAGACTCTGCCAGCCAGGACACAGAGGCAGgggaagaggaggatgaagaggatgatgaagatgataagAGGGGACAAACAGCTATCATCGGCTCATCCAATCAAGAACTGTGA